One Setaria viridis chromosome 5, Setaria_viridis_v4.0, whole genome shotgun sequence genomic region harbors:
- the LOC117856146 gene encoding uncharacterized protein gives MEGHAGRLAALSRHSLVALSLLTLISGTLAFLAYVVFVPVPGGGAGSGGLMYQWRRCQDSAGRSGGDDGGTMAGGVARAPTSLSHIVFGIGGAARTWGRRRGYVELWWRPGRTRGHVWLDEEPAGPWPAATSPPYRVSADASRFGRRAAASRMARIVADSFAAVAAANGTGEEEEEEVRWFVMGDDDTVFFPDNLVAVLRKYDHEQAYYVGAPSESVAQDLTHSYGMAFGGGGFAVSYPAAAELAGAIDGCLDRYSELFGSDERVHACLSELGIPLTREPGFHQLDLRGDAYGLLSAHPVAPLVSLHHLDLIEPISPHGRTALDAVRSLVDAAQLDPARSLQQAFCYHHDSGGSEGNNNWSVSVAWGYAAQLYPWAVPAHQLEVPLQTFEALRGRPDGPFLFNTRPWRPDDACARPLTFFLSHARNETYGATAAAATVTEYSRNAGGKSMEKECDKPSLRSAAAVQTVRVLAPKMNPADWERAPRRQCCKTAWARRGSVLEVRIGRCRRGELAVVSSP, from the exons ATGGAAGGCCACGCTGGGCGTCTGGCGGCCTTGTCCCGCCACAGCCTTGTGGCGCTGTCGCTGCTCACGCTCATCTCGGGCACCCTGGCGTTCCTTGCGTACGTCGTCTTCGTCCCAGTCccgggtggcggcgccggctccggcggaCTGATGTACCAGTGGCGGAGATGCCAGGATTCCGCGGGCAGGTCGGGTGGCGACGACGGTGGGACTATGGCTGGCGGCGTCGCTCGCGCACCGACGTCACTGTCGCACATCGTGTTCGGCatcggcggcgcggctcggacgtggggccgccgccgcgggtacGTGGAGCTGTGGTGGCGCCCCGGGCGGACGCGCGGCCACGTCTGGCTCGACGAGGAGCCGGCGGgtccgtggccggcggcgacgagcccgCCGTACCGCGTCTCGGCGGACGCGTCGCGGttcgggcgccgggcggcggcgtcgcggatGGCGAGGATCGTGGCGGACTCCTTcgcggccgtcgccgcggcgaACGGcacgggggaggaggaggaggaggaggtgcggtgGTTCGTGATGGGCGACGACGACACGGTGTTCTTCCCGGACAATCTGGTGGCCGTGCTGCGCAAGTATGACCACGAGCAGGCGTACTACGTCGGGGCGCCGTCGGAGAGCGTGGCGCAGGACTTGACGCACTCGTACGGCATggcgttcggcggcggcgggttcgccGTGAGttacccggccgccgccgagctaGCCGGGGCCATCGACGGCTGCCTCGACCGGTACAGCGAGTTGTTCGGCAGCGACGAGCGCGTCCATGCCTGCCTCAGCGAGCTCGGCATCCCGCTCACCCGGGAGCCCGGCTTCCACCAG CTGGATCTCCGCGGCGACGCCTATGGGCTTCTGTCGGCCCACCCGGTGGCGCCGCTGGTGTCGCTCCACCACCTGGACCTTATCGAGCCCATAAGCCCACACGGTCGGACCGCGCTGGACGCGGTGCGGTCGcttgtcgatgcagcccagctcgATCCGGCCCGGTCGCTGCAGCAGGCCTTCTGCTACCACCACGACAGCGGCGGCTCGGAGGGCAACAACAACTGGTCCGTCTCGGTCGCGTGGGGCTACGCCGCGCAGCTGTACCCGTGGGCTGTTCCGGCCCATCAGCTGGAGGTCCCTCTACAGACATTCGAGGCCTTGCGGGGGAGGCCCGATGGGCCGTTCTTGTTCAATACCAGGCCCTGGAGGCCCGACGACGCGTGCGCCCGGCCCTTGACGTTCTTCCTTAGCCATGCCCGGAACGAGACCTacggggcgacggcggcggcggccaccgtgACGGAGTACTCGAGGAACGCCGGCGGGAAGTCGATGGAGAAGGAGTGCGACAAGCCCAGCTTGCGTTCGGCTGCGGCGGTTCAGACGGTCAGGGTCCTGGCGCCCAAGATGAATCCTGCTGATTGGGAACGG GCGCCACGGAGGCAGTGCTGCAAGACGGCGTGGGCTAGGCGTGGCTCGGTTCTGGAGGTACGGATTGGACGGTGCCGTAGAGGAGAGCTCGCCGTCGTCTCCTCTCCGTAG